GCAAAAATAGGTACAGAAGTAAAACTCATATCTCCTGATGGTGGAGCATTAAAGAAAATTTACAAAGTATCTGAATTTTTAGGTGGAGCAGAAGTGGTAGAGTGTTCAAAAAGCCGGGATGTGAAAACAGGAAAACTTTCAGGATTTAAAGTATATGCAGAAGATTTAGCTGGTGCTGATTGTTTAATTGTGGATGATATCTGTGATGGCGGTGGTACATTTATTGGTCTGGCAGAAGCGCTAAAGGCTAAAAATGCTGGGAAGCTTTATTTAGCGATTAGTCATGGCATATTTAGCAAAGGTTTTGATGAGCTGGACAAATATTTCGAGCAAATTTTTACTACCGATTCGATCAAAGAAGTTGATCATGATGGGGTAACACAGATAAAATTGGTAGGTATTTTATAAAAATATAAATGAAAACGATACTTCCACCAACAGCTATTTCTTCTTCGGATATTTCGGTATTTCTGGCCGGAACCATTGATATGGGCAATTCGGTAGATTGGCAACAAAAATTTATCGATAAGGCAAACACCGAAGAAGCCTTGGGTAATGTAAATGTTTTCAATCCACGAAGGGCATCTTGGGACCATAGCTGGGCGCAGACAATCGAAAATGCACAATTCAGTGAGCAAGTGAACTGGGAGTTGGATGCGATGGAAAGTGCTGATGTGATTTTATTGTTCATTGAGGGTAATTCTAAATCACCCATTTCAATGATGGAGTTGGGGTTATTTGCCGA
The nucleotide sequence above comes from Pedobacter riviphilus. Encoded proteins:
- a CDS encoding nucleoside 2-deoxyribosyltransferase domain-containing protein; translation: MKTILPPTAISSSDISVFLAGTIDMGNSVDWQQKFIDKANTEEALGNVNVFNPRRASWDHSWAQTIENAQFSEQVNWELDAMESADVILLFIEGNSKSPISMMELGLFADSGKLMVCCEEGFWRKGNVDIVCKRRGIDQYDTFDELSAAIIAKLKKLVENK